The Terriglobus tenax genome contains a region encoding:
- a CDS encoding cation:proton antiporter gives MTILRLLPLQLAVVMVATWFCGWVAQRLRQPRVIGEIAGGILLGPVALGRLLPAMTTILFRPDRLQGMEYVSNVGLVAFLFLVGSELELRELARDVRRVAATTAGSMLLPFALGALISPLLLRHYGVEPAKTGVFVIFLAVAMSITALPVLARILSDREAMGRPVDAEVAQQSLLSAAMNDALAWCVLAALLAVLHGGGAAEIMVRLGLLLAFTLLMTEVVRPQLRRVSLPDGLWWVVLIVLPAASAWVTNALGIHLFFGAFLAGMCVPRERVQGKVEHLFRGVSAWTLPAFFALTGLRMRPELFHAGGWGDLLLVLAAAVTGKVAGAMLGARAMGTAWPAALRIGVLLNTRGLVELIVLNAGYREGILNAPVFTLLVCMAVITTAMTGPLLDLTTRRNVM, from the coding sequence ATGACGATCCTGCGTTTGCTGCCGCTGCAACTTGCAGTGGTGATGGTGGCTACATGGTTTTGCGGCTGGGTGGCGCAGCGGCTGCGGCAGCCGCGTGTGATCGGCGAGATTGCAGGAGGCATCCTGCTGGGGCCGGTAGCGCTGGGTCGCCTGCTGCCCGCAATGACCACGATATTGTTTCGACCTGACCGACTGCAGGGGATGGAGTACGTCAGCAATGTTGGCCTGGTAGCGTTTCTCTTTCTTGTAGGGTCGGAGCTTGAGCTGCGTGAGCTTGCCCGCGATGTGCGGCGGGTTGCCGCAACGACAGCGGGAAGCATGTTGCTGCCCTTCGCCCTGGGGGCTCTGATCTCTCCCTTGCTGCTGCGGCACTATGGCGTGGAGCCAGCGAAGACCGGCGTCTTCGTGATCTTTCTGGCGGTGGCGATGAGCATTACGGCATTGCCGGTGCTGGCCCGGATTCTGAGCGATCGTGAGGCGATGGGGCGGCCAGTGGATGCGGAGGTGGCGCAACAGTCGTTGCTGAGCGCCGCCATGAATGATGCCCTGGCATGGTGTGTGCTGGCCGCGTTGCTGGCGGTGCTGCATGGCGGTGGGGCCGCAGAGATCATGGTGCGGCTTGGCCTGCTGCTTGCGTTCACCTTGCTGATGACCGAAGTTGTGCGGCCGCAGTTGCGGCGCGTCTCGCTGCCGGATGGGCTGTGGTGGGTGGTGCTGATTGTGCTGCCTGCGGCCAGTGCATGGGTGACGAATGCATTGGGTATTCATCTTTTCTTCGGGGCGTTTCTTGCGGGCATGTGTGTGCCGCGCGAACGCGTGCAAGGCAAGGTGGAACATCTCTTCCGTGGCGTCTCCGCGTGGACGCTTCCTGCGTTCTTTGCGTTGACCGGTCTGCGGATGCGGCCGGAGCTGTTCCATGCAGGAGGATGGGGTGATCTTCTGCTGGTGCTGGCCGCTGCCGTGACGGGTAAGGTTGCCGGAGCGATGCTGGGGGCGCGTGCGATGGGGACAGCGTGGCCCGCGGCGTTGCGTATCGGAGTGCTGCTGAATACCCGTGGCCTGGTGGAGTTGATTGTGCTGAATGCGGGCTATCGCGAAGGAATTTTGAATGCTCCGGTCTTTACGTTGCTGGTGTGCATGGCGGTGATAACCACTGCGATGACCGGCCCGTTGCTGGACCTCACCACCCGGAGGAATGTGATGTAA
- the infB gene encoding translation initiation factor IF-2 gives MSKVRINDLARELEVKSKSILDALTVVGVTEKKTHSSSLEEDEAERVRVYLKGGSSSSGSRQASASGEPKIDLSKISKPGDALKAILERKQAEQQAQSRPAVVAPPPQRPAVAAPPRPGVVVTRPAAAPPVATPPAVSAPSAPAAPQAPVLNRPAATSPSQQPQAPRRIMPQMERRGPQIIAPRATPPAIAGRPPAGPVVAAPRPAIAGAPPSGPVVAKPPVAAPAAPVATPSAAAPAVLATPASATPAPPMETPETPVAAAPAAPAAPAAPVRRVIMPQTGPRPTYTAPVGAANLGIQRGRPIFERPRPGAPGSGPGGPGGPGGPGGRPLRPGERRPMHPTRTHPTGGPGGRPGFPPRPGFGGPRPGGPGGMLPPPGEGGAPPTGQRPGQRPGQRRGGQQYPKTKEGPMKGFNAPRFGGMPIVREPLPITKNITVTEGISVKDLAEKLEVRGKDLIASLLMKGVMVTVNQSLDNELVKDISRQFGAETTVISVEEQLENEAIEGLLEDTTGMVEIVRPPVVTIMGHVDHGKTSLLDALRETDVAGGEAGGITQHIGAYKVHVTKEGSPAFGREIVFLDTPGHEAFTRMRARGAKVTDIVVIVVAADDGVMPQTLEAIDHARAAKVPIIVAVNKIDKPEANPDRVMQQLADRGLQPDSWGGDTPFVQVSAKKRINLDGLEEMICLVADTNEQKATPDRAAVGTVIEAKLDRGRGAVASILVQNGTLHINDSYIVGNTFGKIRAMFDDRGRPVTEAGPSTPVEILGLEGIPDAGDTFLVMADRDKAKGIAQYRKLKEREAQLAKSSRVSLEGLAEQIKQAGMKDLNIILKGDVQGSVEVLADSLQRMSTEKVRVRVLHSGVGSITESDVLLATASNAVIIGFNVRPERKAGELAEQENVEIRMHSIIYELQDEITKAMFGLLEPVFKEQYQGRAEVLSVFKITKVGQIAGCMVRDGVIYRNSQVRVLRDGQELWKGKLTNLKRFKDDVSDVREGYECGIDVNFKDIKAGDIIEAFTTEKMAAELGANTAQKKAEAAAAAAAAANTDSPSA, from the coding sequence ATGAGTAAAGTTCGAATCAATGATCTGGCGCGCGAACTGGAGGTCAAGAGCAAGTCGATTCTCGACGCTTTGACTGTGGTTGGTGTGACCGAAAAGAAGACGCACTCAAGCTCGCTGGAAGAAGACGAAGCGGAGCGTGTGCGCGTGTACCTTAAGGGCGGCTCGTCGTCGTCCGGGTCGCGCCAGGCTTCGGCCAGCGGCGAGCCGAAGATTGATCTGTCGAAAATTTCCAAGCCTGGCGATGCGCTGAAGGCGATTCTTGAGCGTAAGCAGGCCGAGCAGCAGGCGCAGTCGCGCCCGGCTGTGGTGGCTCCTCCTCCGCAGCGTCCGGCAGTGGCAGCACCGCCGCGTCCTGGCGTGGTAGTCACGCGTCCCGCAGCAGCTCCGCCGGTGGCAACGCCTCCGGCAGTCTCTGCTCCGAGCGCCCCGGCAGCGCCGCAGGCACCTGTGCTGAACCGGCCGGCTGCAACCTCTCCTTCACAACAACCGCAGGCTCCGCGGCGTATCATGCCGCAGATGGAGCGTCGCGGACCCCAGATTATTGCGCCTCGTGCAACGCCTCCGGCCATTGCCGGCCGTCCTCCGGCTGGCCCGGTGGTGGCGGCGCCGCGTCCGGCGATCGCAGGTGCTCCTCCGTCGGGTCCCGTGGTGGCAAAGCCGCCTGTTGCGGCTCCTGCCGCTCCGGTGGCAACGCCTTCCGCGGCAGCGCCCGCGGTTCTGGCAACGCCGGCTTCCGCGACTCCCGCTCCTCCGATGGAAACTCCTGAGACTCCGGTTGCCGCGGCTCCTGCCGCACCGGCAGCTCCCGCAGCGCCTGTGCGCCGCGTGATCATGCCGCAGACCGGCCCACGCCCGACCTATACCGCTCCCGTGGGAGCGGCGAATCTTGGGATTCAGCGTGGCCGTCCGATCTTTGAACGTCCGCGTCCTGGCGCGCCGGGCAGTGGCCCTGGCGGTCCAGGGGGACCAGGTGGTCCTGGTGGACGTCCGCTGCGTCCTGGCGAGCGCCGTCCGATGCATCCGACGCGCACGCATCCGACCGGTGGACCTGGCGGACGCCCTGGCTTCCCGCCGCGTCCTGGCTTTGGTGGACCGCGCCCGGGTGGACCGGGTGGCATGCTGCCGCCTCCGGGTGAGGGTGGAGCACCGCCGACGGGTCAGCGTCCGGGACAGCGTCCTGGCCAGCGCCGTGGCGGACAGCAGTATCCGAAGACCAAAGAAGGCCCGATGAAGGGCTTCAACGCGCCACGCTTCGGCGGTATGCCGATTGTGCGTGAACCGTTGCCGATCACGAAGAACATCACCGTGACGGAAGGCATCAGCGTAAAGGACCTGGCTGAGAAGCTGGAAGTCCGCGGTAAAGACCTGATCGCATCCCTCCTGATGAAGGGTGTGATGGTTACCGTGAACCAGTCGCTGGACAACGAGCTGGTGAAGGACATCTCGCGTCAGTTTGGCGCCGAGACGACCGTCATCTCCGTGGAAGAGCAGCTGGAGAACGAGGCGATTGAAGGCCTGCTGGAAGATACGACCGGCATGGTGGAGATCGTTCGTCCGCCGGTGGTCACCATCATGGGTCACGTTGACCACGGTAAGACGAGCCTGCTGGATGCTCTGCGTGAGACTGACGTCGCCGGTGGCGAAGCCGGTGGCATTACGCAGCACATCGGTGCGTACAAGGTTCACGTCACCAAGGAAGGCTCGCCGGCCTTTGGCCGCGAGATCGTCTTCCTGGATACACCGGGTCACGAGGCCTTTACCCGTATGCGTGCGCGTGGCGCCAAGGTGACGGATATCGTCGTCATCGTGGTGGCAGCCGACGACGGTGTGATGCCGCAGACGCTGGAAGCTATTGATCACGCACGTGCGGCGAAGGTGCCGATCATCGTGGCGGTGAACAAGATCGATAAGCCTGAGGCGAATCCGGATCGCGTAATGCAGCAGCTTGCGGACCGTGGTCTGCAGCCTGATTCGTGGGGTGGCGATACGCCGTTCGTACAGGTCTCGGCGAAGAAGCGCATCAACCTGGACGGCCTGGAAGAGATGATCTGCCTGGTGGCCGATACGAACGAGCAGAAGGCTACGCCGGATCGTGCCGCAGTCGGTACGGTCATCGAAGCCAAGCTCGACCGTGGCCGCGGTGCGGTGGCGTCGATCCTGGTGCAGAACGGTACGCTGCATATCAACGACAGCTATATCGTCGGCAACACCTTCGGTAAGATCCGCGCCATGTTCGATGACCGCGGACGTCCTGTTACGGAAGCTGGTCCGTCGACCCCGGTTGAAATTCTGGGTCTCGAGGGCATTCCGGATGCAGGCGATACCTTCCTGGTGATGGCGGACCGCGACAAGGCCAAGGGCATTGCGCAGTACCGCAAGCTGAAGGAGCGCGAAGCGCAGCTGGCGAAGTCCAGCCGCGTGTCTCTGGAAGGCCTTGCCGAGCAGATCAAGCAGGCCGGCATGAAGGACCTGAACATCATCCTGAAGGGCGATGTGCAGGGTTCGGTCGAGGTACTGGCCGACTCGCTGCAGCGTATGTCGACCGAGAAGGTTCGTGTTCGTGTCCTGCACTCCGGTGTGGGTTCCATCACGGAAAGCGATGTTCTGCTGGCCACCGCGTCGAACGCCGTTATCATCGGCTTCAACGTACGGCCGGAGCGCAAGGCTGGCGAACTGGCCGAGCAGGAGAACGTCGAGATCCGCATGCACTCGATCATTTACGAGCTGCAGGATGAGATCACCAAGGCGATGTTCGGATTGCTGGAGCCGGTCTTCAAGGAGCAGTACCAGGGCCGCGCCGAAGTGCTCAGCGTCTTCAAGATCACCAAGGTCGGCCAGATTGCCGGCTGCATGGTGCGCGACGGCGTCATCTACCGCAACTCCCAGGTTCGCGTTCTGCGCGATGGCCAGGAGCTGTGGAAGGGCAAGCTCACCAACCTCAAGCGCTTCAAGGACGATGTCAGCGATGTCCGCGAAGGGTACGAGTGCGGTATCGATGTCAACTTCAAGGACATCAAGGCGGGCGACATCATCGAGGCCTTCACGACCGAGAAGATGGCTGCCGAGCTTGGCGCAAACACTGCCCAGAAGAAGGCAGAAGCCGCGGCAGCGGCTGCCGCAGCGGCCAACACCGACTCACCGAGCGCATAA
- the nusA gene encoding transcription termination factor NusA, which yields MASALYESIQILSREKGIDAEIVVAAVEDAIALATRKYYRTQENMRAELDRETGEIRAYVYKTVVEPTEEQPIEDELNQLTLEQARELAPEVEVGAELRFYKDTSPLGRIAAQMAKQVIFQKVREAERDTVYNEYNHRIGEIITATVKRQEPMDVIFDIGKAEARMPKREQSRLEQFAVGERVRVVLLRVDRAAKGPQVIVSRAAPALVQSLFQAEVPEIYDNTVMIKAIAREAGERTKIAVQSRDKDVDPVGACVGMKGMRVQSIIRELRGEKIDIIEYSDEITTFAEKALQPAKVSRVSIADLTEKQLEVIVDDTQLSLAIGKKGQNVRLAAKLLGWKIDIKSEEEKRQEVEQQMQAMTGGPSTPIEQVTELGETILEKLIAAGITTVESLADMTPEQLEEVPGIGEKTVEKISVAVRHYFGQYEEGEVRPVTAPAASEAAEEESSVAKTPEEILAGNAGSGLKAEEAEESTEEILDAEEAESESDAYSDADAREEQIEFDNDAVDTLVAESEELATDTIDDETDRG from the coding sequence ATGGCAAGTGCACTGTACGAGTCGATTCAGATTCTGAGCCGCGAAAAAGGCATTGATGCGGAGATTGTCGTTGCCGCCGTTGAGGACGCGATTGCGCTGGCGACCCGCAAGTACTACCGCACGCAGGAGAACATGCGCGCGGAGCTGGATCGTGAGACGGGCGAGATTCGCGCGTATGTGTACAAGACGGTGGTGGAACCGACCGAAGAGCAGCCGATTGAGGACGAACTGAACCAGCTGACGCTGGAGCAGGCCCGCGAACTGGCGCCGGAGGTTGAGGTAGGCGCGGAGCTGCGCTTCTACAAGGACACCAGCCCGCTGGGCCGTATTGCCGCGCAGATGGCCAAGCAGGTCATCTTCCAGAAGGTGCGTGAGGCAGAGCGTGACACGGTCTACAACGAGTACAACCACCGCATCGGCGAGATTATTACGGCGACCGTAAAGCGCCAGGAGCCGATGGACGTGATCTTTGACATTGGCAAGGCCGAGGCCCGCATGCCGAAGCGCGAGCAGAGCCGCCTGGAGCAGTTTGCCGTGGGCGAGCGCGTGCGCGTGGTGCTGCTGCGCGTGGACCGCGCCGCCAAGGGACCGCAGGTGATTGTCAGCCGTGCCGCTCCGGCACTGGTGCAGAGCCTGTTCCAGGCGGAAGTGCCTGAAATCTATGACAACACCGTCATGATCAAGGCCATTGCCCGCGAGGCCGGTGAGCGTACCAAGATTGCCGTGCAGAGCCGTGACAAGGATGTGGATCCGGTCGGCGCCTGCGTCGGTATGAAGGGCATGCGCGTGCAGTCGATCATCCGTGAGTTGCGCGGCGAGAAGATCGACATTATCGAGTACTCGGACGAGATTACGACCTTTGCGGAGAAGGCTCTGCAACCGGCCAAGGTTTCGCGCGTCTCGATTGCAGACCTTACGGAAAAGCAGCTTGAGGTGATTGTTGACGACACGCAGCTTTCGCTGGCGATCGGCAAGAAGGGCCAGAATGTTCGCCTGGCGGCGAAGCTGCTGGGCTGGAAGATCGACATCAAGAGCGAGGAAGAGAAGCGCCAGGAGGTCGAGCAGCAGATGCAGGCCATGACCGGCGGACCCTCCACTCCGATTGAGCAGGTAACGGAGCTGGGCGAGACGATCCTGGAGAAGCTGATTGCCGCCGGAATTACGACGGTGGAGTCTCTGGCGGACATGACGCCGGAGCAGCTGGAAGAGGTTCCGGGCATTGGCGAGAAGACGGTGGAGAAGATTTCTGTCGCTGTTCGGCACTACTTTGGCCAGTACGAAGAGGGCGAAGTGCGACCTGTGACGGCACCGGCAGCATCTGAAGCTGCAGAGGAGGAATCATCTGTGGCGAAGACACCGGAAGAGATTCTTGCAGGGAATGCGGGTTCGGGGCTGAAGGCCGAGGAGGCTGAGGAGTCGACCGAGGAGATCCTGGACGCGGAAGAGGCGGAATCGGAGAGCGATGCCTACTCCGACGCGGATGCCCGCGAAGAGCAGATTGAGTTTGATAACGACGCGGTCGACACGCTTGTGGCCGAGTCGGAAGAACTTGCAACGGACACGATCGATGATGAGACGGATCGTGGCTAG
- a CDS encoding ribosome maturation factor RimP has protein sequence MALQIDQIRAVAERVAASHHLEVVEITFQGAGKHRALAVYLEKDAEGRAALVAAARAGEMEDLPSGIPVEALSGITHEDCAAFATDFGTVLDVEDLIPGAEYTLEVSSPGLERKLRGAVDYERFAGSLVKAQTFEPVNGNRHWTGRMSFAEGVVTLDLSAVKQKGKAKKASAGIETVEIALSNVEKAQLVAEI, from the coding sequence ATGGCATTACAGATTGACCAGATTCGGGCAGTGGCGGAGCGGGTAGCGGCTTCGCATCATCTGGAGGTGGTAGAGATCACCTTCCAGGGAGCGGGCAAGCACCGCGCTCTGGCCGTGTATCTGGAGAAGGACGCCGAGGGCCGCGCAGCGCTGGTCGCAGCAGCCAGGGCGGGTGAGATGGAAGACCTGCCGAGCGGTATCCCCGTGGAGGCGCTTTCGGGCATCACACATGAGGACTGCGCGGCGTTTGCGACGGACTTCGGTACGGTTCTGGACGTGGAAGACCTGATTCCCGGAGCCGAGTACACGCTGGAGGTTTCTTCGCCGGGGCTGGAGCGCAAGCTGCGTGGCGCCGTGGATTATGAGCGGTTTGCCGGAAGCCTGGTAAAGGCGCAGACCTTTGAGCCGGTGAACGGGAACCGCCACTGGACGGGCCGTATGAGTTTTGCCGAGGGTGTTGTGACGCTGGACCTGTCGGCGGTGAAGCAGAAGGGTAAGGCCAAGAAGGCGTCCGCCGGAATTGAGACGGTGGAGATTGCGCTCTCGAACGTGGAGAAGGCGCAACTGGTAGCAGAAATTTAG
- the glyS gene encoding glycine--tRNA ligase subunit beta: protein MADFLFEIGLEEVPARMIASAEAELTKRVNDLLGRERLLEEGSSVTSYSTPRRLAVVVSGVLRQQPDAVEELLGPSLKVAFKDGQPTAAAEAFAKKAGVSVTDLSTVTNAKGEYLGATVKRAGKSASDVIAAELPKEIAGIYWAKNMFWRAGKPERFVRPVKWMVALLDEAVVPVEFAGVTAGNTTRGHRILHGSGTITIAKPVEYVAALEKAFVIADVAVRRQKIRKDLDKVTRTVAGARWREDEELVETVTHLTEWPYVILGGFEQEYLELPEEVLVTVMRDHQKYFAVEDAGHKLAAHFLAVLNIEPDAEGLEIIRTGNERVLRARFNDARFFWEFDQKTPLVDRVESLKNVTFQKELGSYFAKAERVRKVASSLARLSDERKTAVDAAALEEAATIAKTDLTSELVKEFTELQGIVGGLYARAQGLSETVALAVYDQYLPASMEDAIPRTVEGLLLSIADKADTIGGMFGLGLEPTGSKDPFGLRRAANGIVKMLAEAKLPVLLSEIAGLGSEHAATATKVEGFFAERVEFYLKDVKGYAYDVVKAVLAAGADDVPDAVARAQAVTDVRGSEDFAAVSAAFKRMRNILTQAREKGEAAAWTPDFLVEPAERTLAEESGRLAAWVEGQRREKHYVEALQSIATLRPHVDDFFEKVMVMAPEEKLRAARLGLLNRVLQDFSRVADFSEIVVSS, encoded by the coding sequence ATGGCAGACTTTCTATTTGAGATTGGTTTGGAAGAGGTTCCGGCGCGCATGATCGCCTCGGCCGAGGCGGAGCTGACAAAGCGCGTGAATGACCTGCTGGGGCGGGAACGGTTGCTGGAAGAGGGCTCGTCGGTGACCAGCTACTCGACGCCGCGGCGTCTGGCGGTGGTTGTCTCTGGTGTGCTGAGGCAGCAGCCGGATGCTGTGGAAGAGCTTCTTGGGCCGTCGTTGAAGGTAGCTTTCAAAGATGGCCAGCCGACCGCTGCCGCCGAGGCCTTTGCGAAGAAGGCTGGGGTCTCCGTGACTGACCTGAGCACGGTGACCAACGCCAAGGGCGAGTACCTCGGAGCGACGGTGAAGCGTGCGGGTAAGTCTGCCAGCGATGTAATTGCCGCCGAGCTGCCGAAAGAGATCGCGGGCATCTACTGGGCGAAGAATATGTTCTGGCGTGCTGGTAAGCCGGAGCGGTTTGTGCGTCCCGTAAAGTGGATGGTCGCGCTGCTGGACGAGGCCGTGGTGCCGGTGGAGTTTGCCGGTGTGACTGCCGGAAACACGACGCGTGGACACCGCATTCTGCATGGCAGCGGGACGATCACGATTGCCAAGCCCGTGGAATATGTCGCGGCTCTGGAGAAGGCGTTTGTGATTGCCGATGTCGCGGTGCGGCGTCAGAAGATTCGCAAAGATCTGGATAAGGTGACGCGCACGGTTGCGGGTGCCCGCTGGCGCGAAGACGAAGAGCTGGTCGAGACCGTCACCCATCTGACCGAGTGGCCTTACGTGATCCTGGGCGGCTTTGAGCAGGAGTACCTGGAGCTTCCTGAGGAAGTCCTGGTCACCGTGATGCGCGACCACCAGAAGTACTTTGCCGTGGAAGATGCCGGGCATAAGCTGGCCGCGCACTTTCTGGCGGTGCTGAATATTGAGCCCGATGCCGAAGGGCTGGAGATTATCCGCACCGGCAACGAGCGCGTTCTGCGCGCGCGGTTCAACGATGCGCGATTCTTCTGGGAGTTCGACCAGAAGACTCCGCTGGTGGATCGCGTGGAGAGCTTGAAGAATGTCACCTTCCAGAAGGAGCTGGGCAGCTACTTTGCCAAGGCGGAGCGTGTGCGCAAGGTGGCGTCGTCGCTGGCCCGTCTGAGCGATGAGCGCAAAACGGCGGTGGATGCCGCGGCTCTGGAAGAAGCGGCAACGATTGCGAAGACCGACCTGACCAGTGAACTGGTGAAGGAGTTCACGGAGCTGCAGGGCATCGTGGGCGGCCTGTATGCGCGGGCGCAGGGGCTCAGCGAGACGGTGGCGCTGGCGGTGTATGACCAGTATCTGCCGGCGTCGATGGAAGATGCGATTCCGCGGACGGTGGAGGGCCTGCTGCTCTCAATCGCGGACAAGGCGGACACCATCGGCGGCATGTTTGGCCTGGGGCTGGAGCCGACGGGTTCGAAGGACCCGTTCGGTCTGCGGCGTGCGGCGAATGGCATTGTGAAGATGCTGGCCGAGGCGAAGCTGCCGGTCCTGCTGAGCGAGATCGCCGGGCTGGGATCAGAACACGCAGCGACTGCGACCAAGGTGGAAGGCTTCTTCGCCGAACGCGTGGAGTTCTACCTGAAGGACGTGAAGGGTTACGCTTACGACGTGGTGAAGGCGGTGCTGGCGGCCGGTGCGGATGATGTTCCGGACGCGGTAGCGCGGGCGCAGGCGGTCACCGATGTCCGTGGCTCGGAGGACTTTGCTGCGGTGTCGGCGGCGTTCAAGCGGATGCGCAATATCCTGACGCAGGCCAGGGAGAAGGGCGAGGCCGCAGCCTGGACGCCGGACTTCCTGGTGGAGCCTGCCGAGCGCACGCTGGCCGAGGAAAGTGGACGGCTGGCGGCGTGGGTGGAAGGTCAGCGTCGTGAGAAGCACTACGTGGAGGCGCTGCAGTCGATTGCGACGCTGCGCCCGCATGTGGATGACTTCTTTGAGAAGGTGATGGTGATGGCTCCGGAGGAGAAGCTGCGGGCGGCTCGCCTGGGACTGCTGAACCGCGTGCTGCAGGATTTCTCGCGGGTGGCGGACTTTTCGGAGATTGTGGTGAGTTCGTAG
- a CDS encoding glycine--tRNA ligase subunit alpha, whose amino-acid sequence MPFVANGKEALTFQELLFRLQSFWAERGCVLQQPYDVEVGAGTMSPDTFLRVLGPKPVRIAYAQPSRRPADGRYGENPNRLYKHTQFQVILKPPPADVQEVYLDSLRAIGIDLKKHDLKFEEDNWEWPVGGAWGVGWQMMLDGQEITQFTYFQQCGGMDLEPMCGEITYGLERIAQFLQGVDSIYDIVWAVEPDTGKKTTYGEIRLYEEEQLSAFSFDYADVSKLWEHLNAYEAECLALLDRAKSMDKLETEKDKRRFPVLGAYELALKCSHAFNLLDARGAISVTERVGVMARIRALVVGVAKAYAQQQELVGATVS is encoded by the coding sequence ATGCCGTTTGTTGCGAATGGAAAAGAGGCGCTGACCTTTCAGGAGCTGCTGTTCCGCCTGCAGAGCTTCTGGGCGGAGCGGGGTTGCGTGTTGCAGCAGCCGTATGACGTGGAAGTTGGCGCGGGAACGATGTCTCCGGACACGTTTTTGCGCGTTCTGGGGCCGAAGCCGGTGCGGATTGCGTACGCGCAGCCCTCGCGCAGACCCGCCGATGGCCGTTATGGCGAGAACCCGAACCGCCTGTACAAGCACACGCAGTTCCAGGTGATTCTGAAGCCGCCGCCGGCGGACGTGCAGGAGGTCTACCTGGACAGCCTGCGGGCCATCGGGATTGACCTGAAGAAGCACGACCTGAAGTTTGAAGAGGACAACTGGGAGTGGCCTGTGGGTGGCGCGTGGGGTGTTGGCTGGCAGATGATGCTGGACGGCCAGGAGATTACGCAGTTCACCTACTTCCAGCAGTGCGGCGGCATGGACCTGGAGCCGATGTGCGGCGAGATCACCTACGGCCTGGAGCGCATTGCGCAGTTCCTGCAGGGCGTGGACTCGATTTACGACATCGTGTGGGCGGTTGAGCCGGATACAGGCAAGAAGACCACGTATGGCGAGATTCGTTTGTACGAGGAAGAGCAGCTTTCCGCCTTCAGCTTTGACTACGCCGATGTCAGCAAGCTGTGGGAGCACCTGAACGCGTATGAGGCCGAGTGTCTGGCCCTGCTGGACCGCGCGAAGAGCATGGACAAGCTGGAGACGGAGAAGGACAAGCGCCGCTTCCCGGTATTGGGAGCCTATGAGCTGGCGCTGAAGTGCTCGCATGCCTTCAACCTGCTGGACGCTCGCGGAGCGATCAGCGTGACCGAGCGCGTGGGCGTGATGGCGCGGATTCGCGCGCTGGTGGTGGGCGTGGCGAAAGCCTATGCACAACAGCAAGAATTAGTAGGAGCCACGGTTTCGTAA
- a CDS encoding YciE/YciF ferroxidase family protein, whose translation MSLKEVLVDELKDLYSAENQLVKALPKIVKACEDEELAESISSHLEETKGHVERLKQAFELLGKKAVAKHCNGMEGLLKEGKEAIEEDEDAPFGDLMITGAASRVEHYEIAGYSAVIAIAEGLGEDEVVQLLTETLEEEQAASEKLSAKAKELIAQAVAESEDDAVSEEDEEGEAAISKTSTASAKKPVRGRTKAA comes from the coding sequence ATGAGTTTGAAAGAAGTCTTAGTCGACGAACTGAAGGACCTGTACAGCGCTGAAAACCAGTTGGTGAAGGCGCTGCCGAAGATTGTGAAGGCGTGTGAGGATGAGGAGCTGGCGGAGTCGATCTCGTCTCACCTGGAAGAGACCAAGGGCCACGTGGAGCGGCTGAAGCAGGCTTTTGAACTGCTGGGCAAGAAGGCTGTGGCCAAGCACTGCAACGGCATGGAAGGTCTGCTGAAGGAGGGCAAGGAGGCGATCGAGGAGGATGAGGACGCTCCGTTTGGCGACCTGATGATTACGGGCGCTGCCTCGCGCGTGGAGCACTACGAGATCGCGGGCTACTCGGCGGTGATTGCTATTGCCGAGGGGCTGGGCGAGGACGAGGTGGTGCAGTTGCTGACCGAAACGCTGGAAGAGGAGCAGGCGGCCAGCGAGAAGCTGTCGGCCAAGGCGAAGGAACTGATCGCGCAGGCGGTGGCTGAGTCAGAGGACGATGCTGTCTCCGAAGAAGACGAAGAGGGCGAGGCGGCGATCTCCAAGACGTCGACGGCGTCCGCGAAGAAACCGGTACGCGGACGCACCAAGGCTGCTTAG
- the recO gene encoding DNA repair protein RecO — MTTHQTEAIVLRTWPFEEADLLVSLFTREQGVVKGVARHAMRSRKRFGGALEPMTVVRATYAEKPKQDLVRLDAFEIVWSPMRDPVDYARVAALEFLAEALAEALPERAVEDDVFRLTATVLAELQVGQVWMPVSYFALWMTRLMGWMPELGACVVCGESLRGGGVWFSPADDGVTCGLHKRPGSLQLSAEAVVLAERMLRRPLAELVKEEWGKAGPLAMVRRFAVEMLERHLERQMRSVRVLARL; from the coding sequence GTGACGACCCACCAGACAGAGGCGATTGTGCTGCGGACCTGGCCGTTTGAAGAGGCGGATCTGCTGGTGAGCCTGTTTACCCGCGAACAGGGCGTGGTGAAGGGTGTGGCGCGGCACGCGATGAGGTCGCGCAAGCGGTTCGGGGGCGCCCTGGAGCCGATGACGGTGGTGCGCGCTACCTATGCGGAGAAGCCGAAGCAGGACCTGGTCCGTCTGGATGCATTTGAGATTGTGTGGTCGCCGATGCGTGACCCGGTGGATTACGCCCGGGTGGCGGCGCTGGAGTTTCTGGCCGAGGCTCTGGCCGAGGCTCTTCCGGAGCGGGCCGTGGAGGATGACGTCTTCCGGCTGACGGCGACGGTGCTGGCCGAGTTGCAGGTGGGGCAGGTGTGGATGCCGGTGAGCTACTTTGCGCTGTGGATGACGCGGCTGATGGGCTGGATGCCGGAGCTGGGGGCATGCGTGGTCTGTGGAGAAAGCCTGCGCGGCGGCGGAGTATGGTTTTCCCCGGCGGACGATGGTGTCACCTGCGGCCTGCACAAGCGGCCTGGCTCCCTGCAACTGAGCGCGGAGGCGGTGGTGCTGGCGGAGCGGATGCTGCGGCGTCCGCTGGCGGAACTGGTGAAGGAAGAGTGGGGTAAGGCAGGACCGCTGGCGATGGTGCGGAGGTTTGCCGTGGAGATGCTGGAGCGGCACCTGGAGCGGCAGATGCGGAGTGTACGGGTGCTGGCCAGGTTGTAA